The DNA segment GCACCTCTGCACGTGCGCACTGTGCCAGCACTGCGGGAGCGGGTTCATAACCCTTGGGACAGGCGATGCGCAGCGCAAACCCGTACCTCTCGGCCGCCTGTATATAGGAATGGCACATGTTGTTGCCGTCGCCGACGAAGACCACGGTCTTGCCGCGGATTGGGCCGCGATGTTCGTGAAAGGTCTGCATGTCGGCCAGCAACTGACAGGGATGGTGCAGATCCGTCAGGCCGTTGATGACCGGCACGCTTGCATACCGTGCGAATTTCTCGATCTTCTCGTGTGCATAGGTGCGCACCATGATCAAATCGACCATGCGCGAAAGTACGCGCGCGGTGTCCTCCACCGGTTCGCCGCGGCCAAGCTGGGTGTCGTCCGGTGACAGGAAGATCGCGTGCCCCCCGAATTCCGCCATCGCCGCCTCAAAGGAGACGCGCGTGCGCGTCGAGGACTTCTCGAACACCATGCCGAGCACGCGGTTCTTGAGCGGCTCGTAAACCGTGCCGGCATGGCGCACGGCCTTGAGCGCAATGCCGCGCTCAAGGATGTGCTGCAGTTCCCCGGCGCTGCAATCGAACAGGGTGAGGAAATGCCTCGGGGTACCCATCAGGCCGCCTCCGCGCGCGTCCTGGCGTACTGGTGCAGCACCTCGGACAGCGT comes from the Gammaproteobacteria bacterium genome and includes:
- the argF gene encoding ornithine carbamoyltransferase is translated as MGTPRHFLTLFDCSAGELQHILERGIALKAVRHAGTVYEPLKNRVLGMVFEKSSTRTRVSFEAAMAEFGGHAIFLSPDDTQLGRGEPVEDTARVLSRMVDLIMVRTYAHEKIEKFARYASVPVINGLTDLHHPCQLLADMQTFHEHRGPIRGKTVVFVGDGNNMCHSYIQAAERYGFALRIACPKGYEPAPAVLAQCARAEVLHDPLKAASGAHLVVTDVWASMGQEQEAQVRREAFAAFQVDAPLMARAQSDALFMHCLPAHRGEEVSAEVLDSPASVVWDEAGNRLHAQKALIEFLMQSIPEAG